In [Limnothrix rosea] IAM M-220, one genomic interval encodes:
- a CDS encoding tetratricopeptide repeat protein: protein MEEIGAGMENKITSQNTNYGRDQFIIYEPMGSISIALPTQQDIVVSGVGENPPLYENYWINRPAHEKQLRNFLDKKPVVEIVAAGGFGKSSLAAWGFSQLKNEFDRRVWVNFRQPHSFDRFARYILQELGRPVKDPLAQEELLLRELLLRLNDVNRPIRLLVVMDQLDTARSHNDWTWYEQFLRCWARQGQLSRVLVTTRLNTVIKVPLKLTGMTVEEGVELLSRQGVQGKRCDTLAALTEGHPLLLKLAAAWVLQAYEAKVDETAIDFFRRLFRQYQGNPTAKVEDVFETIFEALPEGWQDLLLRVSVYRIPFSLMMAQSMQSSLLELQQKMEEQHGFEFGDLATQIMKQSLQGLVERGLLSVEEDCFTLHPLVASLVHEKLIDSSLEIESHQRAIAYYESQAQGDKETVESYQEILEAFHHTCELGNYPQADKILRRCHVSLYKKGKSRVLLPLYERLTQGWQPENNNDAGNLAWAWNSLGSLYRSLGNYSQSLAAFQKSLELHQINGNRNGEGGCLCNLGHAYYVLGQYQQAINYYTCALPIQQEVKNRHFEANSLGGLGNAYQALEEYQQAAELQHQALQIGREINSSEIQANALGNLGNICERRSQYEQALEFHKQALKIKQESCSVYQQMVSLENLANTYNSSCQYQLAIDTCQQLLSSAQKVDADKNIAQAFDGLGDVYRKIGQYKKAISLFQKAIDIYHKLRNEHSKSRSLTLMAYAYDSLGQYQRAIELHQQALNIRKIIDNRRGEASSLDNLGLIYKGLGKYYKAIDFYEQSLCIFQEEDYLQGEANALSNLGNAYQSLREYEKAKDLFQQCLDIQESLDNQQGKAAVLINLGYVNTCLLEYQQARNFYQQALDINQAINNRHGEADALASLGDVYKFQGQCQQAINFHQQALDVRRKIGQPWSEALSLRCLGNVYFKFEQYSEALEFYKKAIELTQQIKAHPEEAKNLSCLGGTYHSMRKHQRAIELYQRALKIRQELGDRWRESGSLCDLGDAYTSLKRYEEAIDFYQQCHDISRELGDRKDEGNVLHKIGWTHHEMGQNEKAIVYLQKAITLQAQINDRQGQANSLVNLGLSHHGLKQYKQAIHYHEQALELSKTISDLNIEGGSLCNLGNVYRTLGEYQTAIDFYLRALPVQREAGNRVFEANSYFGLGKTYLALKEAEPAIDFLQQEIVIRHETNNRQSEANAIGNLGIAYKIKGEYERALELYQQQYDIAQEIGDRQGEANSLGNSGNVYYLQKKYLQAIDLHHQSLGIKREIGDRKGEANSLASLGDIYNSLREYQKAIDFYQQALEIRHESNDFHSEIELLGCLKINYKNLGEHQQEVDTLLQRCIVCRKVGDRQREANSLGNLGNAYHSLGEYQKAIEFHQQQYEIAQEIGDRQGEANSLSNSGSVYYSLKDYPQAIVSHQQSLEIKREIGDRRGESLSLGGIGNVYYALKQYEQAIEPYQQSLEIKREIGDQRGEASLLENLGNAHYYLREYQQAIELYYQSLAIWKEIGDRQGENNSLGNLGNAYYSLEEYQKAIEFYQQQCGVNRDIGDHRGESLSLLGIGNVHHALKQYEQAIEPYQQSLEIKQKIGDHLGEASLLGNLGNTHHNLHEYRQAIGFYQQSLEIRQEISDRKGEANSIWSLANTYLRRGQLKRAMRYRHQAYRIWQELQIPLAEIPIPDISKQFLLSSDEGEWADVMIQTEKRMVWLNLPLGYFLFAIRLLLSPLSTIQRHLKIRPQYFWFGVGLTIVLITWLICR, encoded by the coding sequence TTGGAAGAAATAGGAGCTGGCATGGAAAATAAAATAACCAGTCAAAATACGAATTATGGACGTGATCAGTTCATTATTTATGAACCTATGGGTTCTATTTCTATCGCGCTGCCGACACAGCAAGATATTGTTGTATCGGGAGTAGGAGAAAATCCCCCTCTTTATGAGAACTACTGGATTAATCGCCCAGCTCATGAAAAGCAGTTACGTAATTTTCTTGATAAAAAACCTGTAGTAGAGATTGTCGCGGCTGGTGGATTTGGAAAATCATCATTGGCTGCATGGGGGTTTTCTCAACTAAAAAATGAATTTGATCGCCGTGTATGGGTGAATTTTCGGCAACCTCATTCTTTTGATCGCTTTGCGCGATACATTTTGCAGGAACTCGGTCGTCCAGTTAAAGATCCCTTGGCACAAGAGGAATTATTGTTGCGAGAATTATTGTTGCGACTGAATGATGTGAATCGCCCCATACGATTATTGGTGGTGATGGATCAGTTAGATACAGCACGATCTCATAATGACTGGACTTGGTATGAACAGTTTTTACGGTGCTGGGCAAGACAGGGGCAGTTGAGTCGAGTATTGGTGACAACAAGGCTCAATACTGTTATTAAAGTACCGCTAAAACTGACAGGAATGACGGTAGAAGAAGGAGTAGAGCTTTTATCGAGACAAGGAGTGCAAGGTAAACGTTGTGATACTCTCGCTGCTTTGACGGAAGGGCACCCTTTGTTACTCAAGTTAGCAGCTGCATGGGTACTACAGGCGTATGAGGCGAAAGTTGATGAGACGGCTATTGATTTTTTTCGCCGGTTATTTCGGCAATATCAAGGTAACCCAACGGCAAAAGTAGAGGATGTTTTTGAAACGATATTCGAAGCATTGCCGGAGGGGTGGCAAGACTTGTTATTGAGGGTATCGGTATACCGGATACCTTTTAGCTTGATGATGGCTCAGTCGATGCAAAGTTCGTTGTTAGAACTTCAACAAAAGATGGAAGAACAGCATGGGTTCGAGTTTGGTGATCTTGCAACTCAAATCATGAAGCAGTCTCTACAGGGTTTAGTCGAACGTGGCTTATTGTCTGTGGAAGAAGATTGTTTTACTTTGCATCCGCTAGTCGCATCATTAGTTCACGAGAAATTAATAGATTCCTCTCTAGAAATAGAAAGTCATCAACGGGCGATCGCCTATTACGAATCTCAGGCTCAAGGAGATAAGGAAACTGTTGAAAGTTATCAAGAGATATTGGAAGCTTTTCACCATACTTGTGAGCTGGGGAACTATCCACAAGCAGACAAGATTCTTAGACGTTGTCATGTTTCGCTATATAAAAAAGGAAAATCGCGAGTTTTATTGCCACTTTACGAAAGGCTGACTCAGGGGTGGCAACCAGAGAACAATAATGATGCTGGCAACCTAGCTTGGGCATGGAATTCTTTGGGAAGTTTATATCGATCATTGGGAAATTACTCGCAATCACTTGCCGCTTTTCAAAAATCCTTAGAACTTCATCAGATTAATGGTAACCGTAATGGCGAAGGGGGATGTCTGTGCAATTTAGGTCATGCATACTACGTTCTTGGGCAATATCAACAAGCGATCAATTACTACACCTGCGCTCTTCCGATTCAACAAGAGGTTAAAAATCGTCATTTCGAAGCTAACTCTCTCGGTGGTTTAGGTAATGCTTACCAAGCTTTAGAGGAATATCAGCAGGCAGCTGAGCTACAACATCAAGCTTTACAAATTGGTCGAGAAATTAACAGCTCTGAAATTCAAGCGAATGCTTTAGGAAATCTCGGCAATATTTGTGAGAGACGTTCTCAATATGAACAAGCGCTGGAGTTTCATAAGCAAGCTCTAAAAATCAAGCAAGAAAGTTGCAGTGTATATCAGCAGATGGTTTCTCTAGAAAATCTTGCTAATACTTATAACTCTTCATGTCAATATCAACTAGCTATCGACACTTGCCAACAACTCTTATCTAGTGCACAAAAAGTAGATGCTGATAAAAATATTGCACAAGCATTCGATGGATTAGGAGATGTTTATAGAAAAATTGGACAATATAAGAAAGCTATTAGTCTTTTTCAGAAAGCTATAGATATTTACCATAAGCTTCGTAATGAACATAGTAAAAGCCGATCTTTAACACTTATGGCTTATGCATATGATTCATTAGGACAATACCAGAGGGCTATTGAGTTACATCAGCAAGCATTAAATATCAGAAAAATAATCGATAACCGTCGAGGCGAAGCCAGTTCTTTAGACAACTTGGGACTTATTTATAAAGGTTTAGGTAAATATTATAAAGCTATTGATTTTTATGAACAGTCACTTTGTATTTTTCAAGAAGAGGATTATCTTCAAGGCGAAGCTAATGCCCTGAGCAATTTAGGAAATGCGTATCAATCTCTTAGGGAGTATGAGAAGGCAAAAGATCTTTTTCAGCAATGCTTAGATATTCAAGAATCACTTGATAATCAGCAGGGTAAGGCTGCAGTCTTGATTAACTTAGGTTATGTGAATACCTGTCTTCTGGAATATCAGCAGGCTAGAAATTTTTACCAGCAGGCTCTAGACATTAATCAAGCAATAAACAATCGTCATGGTGAGGCTGATGCCCTCGCTAGCTTAGGTGACGTTTATAAATTTCAAGGTCAATGTCAGCAGGCAATTAATTTTCATCAACAAGCTTTAGATGTTAGGCGAAAAATTGGTCAGCCTTGGTCTGAAGCTCTTTCTCTTAGATGTTTGGGTAATGTTTATTTTAAATTTGAACAATATTCGGAAGCGCTTGAATTTTATAAAAAGGCAATAGAGCTTACTCAGCAGATAAAAGCACACCCTGAGGAAGCAAAAAATCTGAGCTGTTTGGGTGGTACATATCATTCAATGAGGAAACATCAAAGGGCGATTGAGTTGTATCAACGAGCATTAAAGATTCGGCAAGAGCTAGGCGATCGCTGGCGAGAGAGTGGTTCGTTATGTGATCTTGGCGACGCTTACACCTCTCTAAAAAGATATGAAGAAGCAATTGATTTTTATCAACAGTGCCATGATATTTCTAGGGAACTTGGCGACCGTAAAGATGAAGGCAATGTTCTACATAAGATAGGGTGGACTCATCATGAGATGGGACAAAATGAGAAAGCCATCGTGTATCTACAAAAAGCTATTACTCTTCAGGCTCAGATTAATGATCGTCAAGGTCAGGCGAACTCACTGGTGAATTTAGGTCTTAGCCATCATGGGCTAAAGCAATACAAACAAGCAATTCACTATCACGAACAAGCTCTAGAGTTATCGAAAACCATCAGTGATCTGAATATTGAAGGTGGCAGCTTATGTAACCTAGGCAATGTTTATCGCACTTTAGGCGAGTATCAAACAGCAATTGACTTTTATCTACGAGCACTTCCTGTACAACGCGAAGCTGGTAATCGAGTATTTGAAGCAAACTCCTATTTTGGTTTAGGAAAAACTTACCTAGCTTTAAAAGAGGCTGAACCAGCTATTGATTTTTTACAGCAAGAAATAGTCATTAGGCATGAAACGAATAATCGTCAAAGTGAAGCCAATGCTATAGGAAATTTAGGAATCGCTTACAAAATAAAAGGTGAATATGAGCGAGCTCTTGAACTTTATCAGCAACAATATGACATTGCTCAAGAAATTGGCGATCGCCAAGGAGAAGCTAATTCTCTGGGGAATTCAGGTAATGTCTACTATTTACAAAAAAAGTACCTACAAGCAATTGACTTACATCACCAATCGTTAGGGATTAAGCGTGAAATTGGCGACCGCAAAGGTGAAGCAAACTCTCTAGCAAGTCTAGGCGATATCTATAACTCTTTAAGAGAATATCAAAAGGCAATTGATTTCTACCAGCAAGCTCTGGAAATTAGGCATGAGAGTAATGATTTTCATTCAGAGATTGAACTTTTGGGATGCCTTAAAATTAACTATAAAAATCTCGGAGAACATCAACAAGAAGTCGATACTTTACTACAACGGTGTATTGTGTGTCGTAAAGTTGGCGATCGCCAAAGAGAAGCCAATTCTCTGGGTAATTTGGGCAATGCTTACCATTCTTTGGGCGAGTATCAAAAAGCTATTGAGTTTCACCAACAGCAATATGAGATTGCGCAGGAAATTGGTGATCGCCAGGGCGAAGCAAATTCCTTGAGTAATTCGGGCAGCGTTTATTACTCCTTGAAAGATTATCCGCAAGCAATTGTATCGCATCAACAGTCCTTAGAAATCAAGCGAGAAATCGGCGATCGCCGAGGCGAATCACTCTCATTAGGAGGTATTGGCAATGTTTACTATGCCTTAAAGCAATATGAGCAGGCTATCGAACCCTATCAGCAATCTTTAGAAATTAAGCGAGAAATTGGCGATCAAAGAGGCGAAGCAAGCTTACTAGAAAACCTAGGGAATGCCCACTATTACCTACGCGAGTATCAGCAAGCAATTGAACTCTATTACCAGTCTTTAGCTATTTGGAAAGAGATTGGCGATCGCCAAGGAGAGAATAATTCTCTGGGTAACTTAGGCAATGCTTATTATTCTTTAGAAGAATATCAAAAAGCAATTGAATTTTATCAACAACAGTGTGGCGTTAACCGTGACATTGGCGATCACCGAGGCGAATCACTCTCATTATTGGGTATTGGTAATGTTCATCATGCCTTAAAGCAATACGAGCAGGCGATTGAACCCTATCAGCAATCTCTAGAAATTAAGCAAAAAATTGGTGATCATCTTGGCGAAGCAAGCTTACTAGGAAATTTGGGTAATACCCACCATAACCTGCACGAATATCGGCAAGCGATTGGATTTTATCAGCAGTCCTTAGAAATCAGACAAGAAATTAGCGATCGCAAAGGTGAAGCTAATTCTATTTGGTCTTTAGCAAATACTTATTTAAGACGCGGTCAGTTAAAACGTGCTATGCGGTATCGCCATCAAGCCTATCGAATTTGGCAAGAGCTTCAGATTCCTCTCGCTGAAATTCCAATTCCAGATATATCGAAGCAATTTCTTTTATCCTCAGACGAGGGAGAATGGGCGGATGTGATGATTCAGACAGAAAAGCGAATGGTGTGGCTTAATCTACCTCTCGGTTATTTTCTATTTGCAATTCGTTTACTTCTTTCTCCCCTCTCTACAATTCAAAGACACTTGAAAATCAGACCTCAATACTTCTGGTTTGGTGTTGGGCTGACTATTGTTTTGATTACGTGGTTGATATGTAGATAA
- a CDS encoding type IV pilus twitching motility protein PilT: MTPTPPQRPDAGQKMPMPPMNAQGGAEETQIVAPRGGAIPSMPKEETRIVTPQQQKRRSPQRPPTPARPATPPPPRQKATAAAPRIPQRGAGQPSLEQIVTHAHKEGYSDVHVGVGEIPRFRDRGEILLTNYPMTDNDTFYAWLHEVLTPQEIQRFKDNLDFDGATQYKFARVRINIFDSLLGPSMVMRLIPLKILTMEQLRLPPIFKNISDSEKGLVLVTGPTGSGKSTTMAAMVDYINKTHPKNIITIEDPVEFVHTSKKSLIKHREVGMHTLKFDNALKAALREDPDLILVGEMRDKETVNTALKAAQTGHLVMGTLHTNSAIKTIERILNLYSAEEQDAMKVAIAESLVAVIAQGLCRTTDGKRAAYHDILVNTETMRDYVKEAKYEEMLALMQDGEYDGMITMNQSLFNLYQEGRITEEVALEKSPTPNEMAMMLRGRI; this comes from the coding sequence ATGACACCAACACCGCCACAACGTCCTGATGCTGGTCAGAAAATGCCAATGCCACCGATGAATGCCCAAGGTGGTGCGGAGGAAACTCAGATTGTCGCTCCTCGTGGTGGAGCTATACCCTCAATGCCTAAGGAGGAAACGCGAATCGTTACGCCTCAACAACAAAAACGGCGATCGCCCCAACGTCCTCCCACACCAGCCCGTCCAGCAACTCCTCCTCCCCCAAGGCAAAAAGCAACAGCCGCTGCACCTCGCATTCCCCAGCGGGGGGCAGGACAACCTTCCCTAGAGCAAATCGTGACCCATGCCCATAAGGAGGGTTATTCAGATGTGCATGTCGGTGTTGGTGAAATTCCTCGTTTCCGTGATCGCGGCGAAATTTTATTAACCAATTATCCGATGACCGACAATGACACGTTTTATGCGTGGCTCCATGAGGTCTTAACCCCCCAAGAAATCCAGCGGTTTAAAGATAATCTCGACTTTGACGGTGCAACACAATATAAATTTGCCCGGGTGCGGATCAATATCTTCGATTCGTTGCTGGGTCCTTCGATGGTTATGCGTCTGATTCCATTGAAAATTTTGACTATGGAACAGTTACGTTTGCCTCCGATTTTCAAGAATATTTCAGATTCAGAAAAAGGATTGGTCTTAGTGACGGGACCCACGGGTTCTGGTAAATCAACCACCATGGCGGCCATGGTGGACTACATCAATAAAACCCACCCGAAAAATATTATTACCATCGAGGACCCGGTGGAATTTGTCCACACTAGTAAGAAATCCTTGATCAAACACCGGGAAGTGGGGATGCATACTCTTAAGTTTGACAACGCCCTTAAGGCTGCTTTGCGTGAAGACCCGGATCTGATTCTTGTGGGTGAGATGCGAGACAAAGAAACGGTCAACACAGCTCTAAAAGCGGCGCAAACAGGTCACCTAGTTATGGGCACGCTCCATACAAATAGTGCGATTAAAACGATTGAACGTATTCTCAACCTCTATAGTGCGGAAGAGCAGGATGCGATGAAGGTGGCGATCGCCGAATCATTAGTTGCCGTTATTGCCCAAGGTTTATGCCGGACAACGGATGGTAAGCGGGCGGCCTACCACGACATTTTGGTGAATACCGAAACGATGCGCGATTACGTCAAAGAAGCCAAATACGAAGAGATGCTTGCTCTCATGCAAGACGGTGAATATGACGGCATGATCACGATGAATCAGTCCCTCTTTAACCTGTACCAAGAAGGCCGCATTACGGAAGAAGTCGCCCTTGAAAAATCTCCCACCCCCAACGAAATGGCCATGATGTTACGGGGTCGTATTTAA
- a CDS encoding O-antigen ligase family protein: MAHLFTPSSKPWSHQWLLYLGFMLLGIFAWLPNSFEAMRDWPWLPVWQGGFGCVGLWFVLSLRDYQRPWQGLGYGLDWGIMALSIALILSTTRANNPAAAAWYFVMVFGHGMVLYALRNWLQQGQLWQWLWMGLSGVGVGSAVMGLGLWLPQADWLNLRNPMPLGSYGGMGGYLVLVFPLVVALAIAQQGWQRWLATVGAGIILLDLYTTAARSALVAIAVVGMLSYLVSLVNGRRGFSLQNLVLKTFLLVMVLMTVGFNPRVFATANWQNIQPTVASQLNLMDSVRDRFFLWVTSINVVQSNPINGLGLGHLGRSLDLFRPLANRSPETPHLFSTPLQILSEMGLLGIVASLLFLFLVMRLWLSILPYVEKDSAAELLLYGIGAGWASYGIVCFANYQLEYLPISLTLVATLALLLAIAQMSSPEVQLPLKNRQRRGVQLVSLWVFPIVLYLGLPMTVSVALNAQAQEAKSVDNVTLYEQKLNNAHRFVPWQQSHMVDLGMHYWQIRQDQFAAGATMDELKSLDDLIYRYFQKASQAVPDDALLQYNAGAIAVDLASEPSTEIFSTLLKKANNRFPYTLYFLAKSYHAQGLWPEKVTELLALQLLQTPEFVAAPRWDSDPALVSLREAVYEKAIAHYETLLKKLPPNGSDYRQTYETMLLLKWWQNDFLGQVAPRQLSPVVQAIIFADAQPQRSLEIINDALADKPNDLPTQLLKAWFDPEFSLSLERSNGETILVNQPSTRYGTLREWVAVGLPPELVKPTPVLEREFRYRDPDLAGFSQIIPPTNLRSVPMLKLLGLFGDRPFPELDAFIAAQQQRLEN; this comes from the coding sequence ATGGCTCACCTCTTTACCCCATCTTCAAAGCCTTGGTCACACCAATGGCTCCTTTATTTGGGTTTTATGCTGCTCGGTATTTTTGCGTGGCTGCCGAATAGTTTTGAGGCGATGCGCGATTGGCCATGGCTACCTGTGTGGCAAGGGGGATTTGGGTGTGTGGGGCTGTGGTTTGTTTTAAGTTTGCGAGACTATCAGCGACCATGGCAGGGCTTAGGTTATGGCTTGGATTGGGGAATCATGGCTTTATCGATTGCTTTGATTTTGTCTACGACTCGGGCAAATAACCCGGCTGCTGCTGCTTGGTATTTTGTGATGGTGTTTGGCCATGGCATGGTGCTTTACGCGCTCCGCAATTGGCTTCAGCAGGGACAACTATGGCAGTGGCTTTGGATGGGCTTGAGTGGGGTGGGTGTTGGTTCTGCGGTGATGGGTTTAGGGCTGTGGCTACCCCAAGCTGACTGGCTGAATTTGCGTAATCCGATGCCGTTGGGTTCCTATGGGGGCATGGGTGGCTATTTAGTTTTGGTTTTTCCTTTGGTTGTGGCTTTGGCGATCGCCCAACAGGGTTGGCAAAGGTGGCTCGCTACTGTGGGAGCTGGCATTATTTTGCTGGATTTGTATACGACTGCTGCTCGTTCTGCATTGGTGGCGATCGCCGTTGTGGGGATGCTCAGTTATCTTGTTTCGTTAGTAAATGGGCGGCGGGGCTTTTCCCTACAGAACTTAGTCCTCAAGACATTTTTACTCGTCATGGTACTGATGACTGTGGGCTTTAACCCTAGGGTTTTTGCGACGGCAAACTGGCAAAATATTCAGCCGACTGTTGCCTCTCAACTGAATTTGATGGATTCAGTGCGGGATCGGTTTTTCCTCTGGGTGACCAGTATTAATGTGGTGCAAAGTAATCCTATTAATGGTTTGGGGTTGGGGCATTTGGGGCGATCGCTGGATTTATTTCGTCCCCTCGCCAATCGCTCTCCGGAAACACCCCATTTATTTAGTACGCCCCTACAAATTTTGAGTGAAATGGGTCTCCTTGGTATTGTGGCGAGTTTGCTTTTTTTATTTTTGGTGATGCGCCTATGGCTGTCAATTTTGCCCTATGTAGAAAAAGATAGTGCGGCTGAGCTGTTGTTATACGGCATCGGGGCGGGCTGGGCGAGCTATGGCATTGTGTGCTTTGCTAATTATCAACTGGAATATTTACCTATTAGTCTGACCCTCGTGGCTACCTTGGCTTTGTTGTTGGCGATCGCCCAAATGTCTAGTCCTGAAGTACAGTTGCCTTTAAAAAATCGCCAGCGACGGGGTGTCCAACTGGTGAGTTTGTGGGTTTTCCCGATCGTTTTATATTTGGGCTTGCCTATGACTGTTTCGGTGGCCTTAAATGCTCAAGCCCAGGAGGCAAAATCCGTTGACAATGTAACCCTATACGAACAGAAGCTCAACAATGCCCATCGTTTTGTCCCTTGGCAACAGAGCCATATGGTGGATTTGGGGATGCACTACTGGCAAATACGCCAAGATCAGTTTGCTGCCGGAGCCACAATGGATGAGCTGAAATCTTTAGATGACTTGATTTATCGCTATTTCCAAAAAGCGAGTCAAGCTGTTCCCGACGACGCATTGTTGCAATACAACGCAGGGGCGATCGCCGTCGATCTAGCCTCAGAACCCAGTACCGAAATTTTTTCGACGCTACTCAAAAAAGCAAATAATCGCTTTCCCTATACGCTATATTTTTTGGCAAAAAGCTACCATGCCCAGGGTTTATGGCCAGAGAAAGTCACGGAATTGCTTGCTTTACAGCTATTGCAGACACCAGAATTTGTGGCAGCTCCCCGTTGGGACTCAGACCCCGCATTGGTATCTTTGAGAGAGGCTGTCTATGAAAAGGCGATCGCCCACTACGAAACCCTTCTCAAAAAATTACCGCCTAATGGTAGCGACTATCGACAAACCTACGAAACGATGCTTTTGCTGAAGTGGTGGCAAAACGACTTCTTGGGGCAGGTTGCGCCGCGTCAGTTAAGCCCTGTGGTGCAGGCGATTATTTTTGCCGATGCCCAACCCCAACGTTCTTTAGAAATCATTAATGATGCCCTCGCCGACAAGCCCAACGATCTACCCACTCAACTGCTAAAAGCTTGGTTTGATCCAGAATTTTCCCTGAGCTTGGAACGCTCCAATGGAGAAACTATTTTGGTCAATCAGCCTAGTACTCGCTACGGTACATTGCGGGAATGGGTGGCGGTAGGTCTCCCTCCGGAGCTGGTAAAGCCGACTCCTGTACTAGAACGAGAGTTTCGTTATCGTGATCCAGATTTGGCCGGCTTCAGTCAGATTATTCCGCCTACAAATTTACGGTCTGTACCCATGCTAAAGCTCCTCGGACTATTCGGCGATCGCCCCTTTCCTGAACTTGATGCTTTCATTGCAGCACAACAGCAACGACTAGAGAACTAG
- the psb35 gene encoding photosystem II assembly protein Psb35, whose protein sequence is MSEYSEFLLAAAARPFPLYFTLVYAVGLVAAVVIGLIAFFNSKRPVGWEDAKKPDLIPDLTKKKATNSEEES, encoded by the coding sequence ATGAGTGAATATTCTGAATTTCTATTGGCAGCGGCGGCGAGACCTTTTCCGTTGTACTTTACGTTGGTTTATGCCGTCGGACTTGTTGCAGCCGTTGTCATTGGCCTAATTGCCTTTTTCAATTCCAAGCGTCCAGTCGGTTGGGAAGATGCCAAGAAACCAGATTTGATTCCTGACCTCACGAAAAAAAAAGCGACCAACTCTGAAGAAGAGTCCTAG
- a CDS encoding hemolysin family protein, protein MLSSGDILVRLCSVFLLIAINAFFVTAEFSIVSVRRSRISQLIAEGDTKAKMVQTLQSRLERLLSTTQLGITLSSLALGWIGEDTMASAIEQLLLKLPVPEVWIKSFAVSASIPFAFFLIAYLQIILGELCPKSVALSHSEEIARWLAPPSLAIARIFKPFIWILNQSNRSILKIFGIAPIHQNLLHDRVTPEELQLIINTEQESMGLEAEERELLNNVIEFGDVKAEEIMTPRTSIHAIAKTATLADLLGKVSETNHSAYPVHNESIDDIVGFVRFRDFAAPFADANVSLESTIEPWIKPIPFVAENTPIADLLPKIQRTKQPMVMVVDEFGGTSGLLTSKDIINEIIGDELEDRVQAIPTIQSVNRQTFLVDAQVDIDELNEALQLNLPTTDDYQTLSGFLLYYWQKIPVMNEVFRFDNLEFVVTEINGPRLKQIKIVKTKSEFEAIAEPDSYRETDPTANFEDILPEQEDRSNG, encoded by the coding sequence ATGTTATCCAGTGGTGATATCTTAGTCCGGCTGTGCTCAGTTTTTTTGCTGATTGCAATTAATGCTTTTTTTGTGACGGCTGAGTTTTCTATTGTGTCAGTGCGGCGATCGCGTATTAGTCAGCTTATTGCTGAGGGAGATACGAAGGCAAAGATGGTGCAGACGTTGCAATCTCGTCTGGAACGATTGTTGTCTACGACGCAGTTGGGCATTACCTTGTCGAGTTTGGCCTTGGGCTGGATCGGTGAAGATACGATGGCCAGCGCGATTGAGCAGTTATTGTTGAAATTGCCTGTGCCGGAAGTGTGGATTAAATCTTTTGCTGTTTCTGCGTCGATCCCGTTTGCGTTTTTCTTGATTGCTTATTTGCAAATTATCCTCGGCGAACTTTGCCCGAAGTCTGTGGCTTTATCTCACTCTGAGGAAATTGCCCGGTGGTTAGCGCCGCCGAGTTTGGCGATCGCCCGTATTTTTAAGCCCTTTATCTGGATTTTAAATCAATCAAATCGCAGTATTTTAAAAATATTTGGTATTGCCCCAATTCATCAAAATCTTCTCCATGACCGCGTTACCCCGGAGGAGTTGCAGCTAATTATTAATACTGAACAGGAATCTATGGGCTTGGAAGCCGAGGAACGGGAACTGCTCAATAATGTGATTGAGTTTGGGGATGTCAAGGCAGAAGAAATTATGACCCCCCGCACGAGTATCCATGCGATCGCCAAAACAGCGACCCTTGCAGATCTCCTCGGTAAAGTGAGTGAAACTAACCATTCGGCCTATCCTGTGCACAATGAATCCATTGATGACATTGTGGGTTTTGTGCGTTTTAGGGATTTTGCCGCACCCTTTGCCGACGCTAATGTGAGCCTTGAGAGTACGATTGAACCTTGGATTAAGCCAATTCCCTTTGTCGCTGAAAATACACCGATCGCCGATTTATTACCAAAAATTCAACGGACAAAACAGCCCATGGTGATGGTGGTTGATGAGTTTGGCGGTACATCTGGGTTATTAACGTCAAAAGATATTATCAATGAAATTATTGGCGATGAGCTGGAAGATCGTGTTCAGGCGATCCCTACCATTCAGAGCGTTAATCGTCAGACGTTTTTGGTTGATGCCCAGGTGGATATTGACGAGCTCAATGAAGCCTTGCAACTGAATTTGCCGACGACGGATGATTACCAAACCCTCAGTGGTTTCTTGCTTTACTATTGGCAAAAAATTCCGGTGATGAATGAGGTCTTTCGGTTCGATAATCTAGAATTTGTGGTGACTGAAATTAATGGTCCCCGTCTGAAACAAATTAAAATTGTGAAGACCAAGTCTGAGTTTGAGGCGATCGCCGAGCCAGATAGTTATAGAGAAACTGACCCTACTGCAAATTTTGAAGATATTCTGCCGGAGCAGGAAGACCGCAGCAATGGCTAG